The Providencia sp. PROV188 genome includes a region encoding these proteins:
- the lgt gene encoding prolipoprotein diacylglyceryl transferase — MSNSYLAFPEIDPVMFSIGPVSLHWYGFMYLVGFVFALWLAGRRASKPNSGWTKNEVENLLYIGFVGVFVGGRLGYVFFYNLPVFLDDPLYLFKVWDGGMSFHGGLIGVICAMMWFAYRTKRRFLQVSDFVAPLIPFGLGMGRIGNFINGELWGRVTLDTPWAFLFPHSRSEDIQLAAQDPSLLPILEQYGVLPRHPSQLYEMVLEGIVLFLILNLFVRKPRPMGSVSGLFLIGYGAFRIIVEFFRQPDAQLGLFGGISMGQILSIPMIIIGVLMIVWAYKYGKNIPAHKPAKNVESK, encoded by the coding sequence ATGAGTAACAGTTACTTAGCATTTCCGGAAATTGATCCCGTAATGTTCTCGATTGGCCCAGTCTCTTTGCACTGGTATGGTTTTATGTACCTTGTCGGATTCGTTTTTGCGCTATGGTTAGCGGGACGTCGCGCTTCTAAGCCAAACAGTGGCTGGACAAAAAATGAAGTCGAGAACTTGTTGTACATTGGTTTTGTCGGTGTATTTGTAGGTGGACGACTTGGCTATGTTTTCTTCTATAATTTGCCTGTTTTCTTAGATGACCCTCTGTATCTGTTCAAAGTGTGGGATGGCGGCATGTCCTTCCACGGTGGCTTGATTGGGGTTATCTGTGCCATGATGTGGTTTGCCTATCGCACGAAACGCCGTTTCTTACAAGTTTCTGATTTTGTTGCACCGTTGATTCCTTTTGGTCTTGGAATGGGGCGTATCGGTAACTTTATTAATGGCGAGCTATGGGGACGGGTTACCCTAGATACACCATGGGCATTTTTATTCCCTCATTCAAGAAGTGAAGATATCCAACTTGCGGCACAAGACCCCTCTCTGTTGCCTATTCTTGAGCAATACGGTGTATTGCCAAGACACCCATCCCAGCTGTATGAAATGGTTTTAGAAGGTATCGTTTTATTCTTGATATTGAATTTATTTGTACGTAAACCTCGCCCAATGGGGAGCGTATCGGGCCTGTTCCTTATCGGTTATGGTGCATTCCGTATCATCGTTGAATTCTTCAGACAACCAGATGCACAATTAGGTTTATTCGGTGGTATCAGTATGGGGCAAATCCTCTCGATTCCGATGATTATTATCGGTGTATTGATGATTGTCTGGGCTTACAAATACGGTAAAAATATCCCAGCCCATAAGCCCGCTAAAAACGTTGAGAGTAAGTAG
- a CDS encoding thymidylate synthase: MKPYLELCQRIIDEGQWVENKRTGVRCLTVINADLEYDVGNNQFPLITTRKSFYKAAIAELLGYLRGYDNAAQFREIGCNTWNANANENQAWLDNPHRKGEDDMGRVYGVQGRSWQRPDGSHLDQLKKVVNNLKNGIDDRAEIVTFYNPGEFEMGCLRPCMHTHTFSLLGDTLHLTSYQRSCDVPLGLNFNQVQCFVLLALMARITGHKAGKAYHKIVNAHIYENQLPLMRDVQLKREPYPSPSLTINPEIKTLEDLETWVTTDDFILEGYQCHEAIKYPFTV; this comes from the coding sequence ATGAAGCCGTATCTTGAGTTATGCCAACGTATTATCGATGAAGGTCAATGGGTTGAAAACAAGCGTACTGGTGTTCGCTGTTTAACCGTGATTAATGCCGACCTCGAATATGATGTGGGCAACAATCAATTCCCTTTAATTACGACGCGTAAAAGCTTTTATAAAGCCGCTATTGCCGAGTTATTAGGGTACTTGCGTGGCTATGATAATGCAGCGCAGTTCCGTGAAATTGGTTGTAATACTTGGAATGCCAATGCTAATGAAAACCAAGCATGGTTAGATAACCCGCATCGTAAAGGTGAAGATGATATGGGGCGCGTTTATGGCGTCCAAGGTCGCTCATGGCAGCGCCCTGATGGCTCTCATCTTGACCAATTAAAGAAAGTGGTTAATAACCTGAAAAACGGCATTGATGACCGCGCCGAAATCGTGACTTTCTATAACCCTGGTGAGTTCGAAATGGGCTGCTTACGTCCTTGCATGCACACTCACACGTTTTCACTACTTGGCGATACGCTGCATTTGACGTCATACCAACGTAGCTGTGATGTTCCTCTTGGGCTTAATTTTAATCAGGTTCAATGTTTTGTACTGCTGGCGCTAATGGCGCGTATTACGGGTCACAAAGCCGGTAAGGCTTATCATAAAATTGTGAACGCACATATTTATGAAAACCAATTGCCTTTAATGCGTGATGTTCAATTAAAACGTGAACCATATCCATCTCCAAGCTTGACGATTAACCCTGAAATTAAAACCTTGGAAGATCTTGAAACGTGGGTAACAACTGATGATTTCATCTTAGAAGGTTATCAGTGCCACGAAGCAATAAAATATCCATTTACGGTTTAA